One window of Triticum dicoccoides isolate Atlit2015 ecotype Zavitan chromosome 5A, WEW_v2.0, whole genome shotgun sequence genomic DNA carries:
- the LOC119300252 gene encoding uncharacterized protein LOC119300252 translates to MHDLRLRAWPGDLNDIWRKEEIKARQRSREKEILEGELNTGYFRAVANQKRRRKQIAVLETPSGPVEDTKGYLAKNCVKSVYMGVPVLRVCQGQGGVGCERTGDESEKPTSANVARSWMRRGDTF, encoded by the exons ATGCACGACCTGCGCCTGCGCGCCTGGCCAG GTGATTTAAATGATATATGgaggaaggaggagatcaaggctagACAgagatccagggagaaggagatacTGGAGGGAGAACTCAATACTGGATACTTCAGAGCAGTGGCCAATCAAAAAAGGAGAAGGAAACAGATTGCTGTACTAGAAACCCCTTCAGGTCCTGTGGAAGACACTAAAG GCTATCTGGCGAAAAACTGCGTCAAATCTGTCTACATGGGAGTGCCTGTCCTCAGGGTGTGCCAAGGACAGGGTGGTGTGGGCTGCGAAAGAACTGGAGATGAAAGCGAGAAGCCCACCTCTGCTAATGTGGCCAGATCCTGGATGAGGCGTGGAGATACATTTTGA